A genomic region of Streptomyces rimosus contains the following coding sequences:
- a CDS encoding SDR family oxidoreductase, translated as MSVRRSLEGQVAVVTGAARGVGELLARKLSARGATLALVGLEPEELARVAAALHGEAAHWHADVTDHEAMAEVAREVKARFGKVDIVVANAGVASGGPFVDSDPVSWRRVIEVNLIGGAVTGRAFLPVLMESRGYFLQIASLAAVTPAPMMTAYCASKSGVEAFAHSLRAEVGHKGVRVGVGYLSWTDTDMVRGADADDVMRELRQRLPWPSNKTYPLSPAVDRLVAGIERRSPHVYGQWWLRGMQAVRGCLPSVIGTMGQREMRRFGSRIEGLRVGLVGAGGEADEKARTNR; from the coding sequence ATGAGCGTACGCAGGAGCCTGGAGGGGCAGGTCGCCGTCGTCACCGGCGCGGCGCGCGGGGTCGGCGAACTCCTCGCCCGCAAGCTGTCCGCGCGCGGCGCCACGCTCGCGCTGGTCGGCCTGGAGCCGGAGGAACTGGCGCGGGTGGCCGCCGCGTTGCACGGCGAGGCCGCGCACTGGCACGCCGATGTGACCGACCACGAGGCGATGGCCGAGGTGGCGCGCGAGGTCAAGGCGCGCTTCGGCAAGGTGGACATCGTGGTCGCCAACGCCGGGGTCGCCTCCGGCGGCCCGTTCGTGGACTCCGACCCGGTGTCCTGGCGGCGGGTCATCGAGGTGAACCTGATCGGCGGCGCCGTCACCGGGCGGGCGTTCCTGCCGGTCCTGATGGAGTCGCGCGGCTACTTCCTCCAGATAGCCTCGCTCGCCGCCGTCACCCCGGCGCCGATGATGACCGCGTACTGCGCCTCCAAGTCCGGCGTCGAGGCGTTCGCGCACAGCCTGCGCGCCGAGGTCGGCCACAAGGGCGTACGGGTCGGCGTCGGCTATCTGAGCTGGACCGATACGGACATGGTGCGCGGCGCGGACGCGGACGACGTGATGCGCGAGCTGCGCCAGCGGCTGCCCTGGCCGTCGAACAAGACGTATCCGCTGAGCCCGGCCGTGGACCGGCTCGTGGCGGGCATCGAGCGCCGTTCCCCGCATGTGTACGGGCAGTGGTGGCTGCGCGGCATGCAGGCGGTGCGCGGCTGTCTGCCGTCCGTCATCGGCACCATGGGGCAGCGCGAGATGCGCCGCTTCGGGAGCCGGATCGAAGGGCTGCGGGTGGGGCTGGTCGGCGCGGGCGGGGAGGCGGACGAGAAGGCCCGTACGAACCGCTGA
- a CDS encoding TetR/AcrR family transcriptional regulator has translation MGRSRLTPEREAELYSAVLALLREVGYDALTMDAVAARTRASKATLYRQWQGKPELVARALDHYKPVRVADIDTGSLRGDLQAMVARDDDCRMEQDSALIRGLARAAHDNPDLHRALRELLIGPEISGLDAMLARAVDRGEIPADRPALGFVPHMLIGAFVARQLIEDRPADRAFLADYIDAVVLPALGV, from the coding sequence ATGGGCCGCAGCCGGCTGACCCCCGAGCGCGAGGCCGAGCTGTACTCGGCCGTGCTCGCCCTGCTGCGCGAGGTCGGTTACGACGCCCTGACCATGGACGCCGTCGCCGCCCGCACCCGCGCCAGCAAGGCCACCCTGTACCGCCAGTGGCAGGGCAAACCGGAGCTGGTCGCCAGGGCGCTGGACCACTACAAGCCCGTACGGGTCGCGGACATCGACACCGGCAGCCTGCGCGGCGACCTCCAGGCGATGGTCGCCCGCGACGACGACTGCCGGATGGAGCAGGACTCCGCGCTGATCCGGGGCCTGGCGCGGGCCGCGCACGACAACCCGGACCTCCACCGGGCGCTGCGCGAGCTGCTCATCGGGCCCGAGATCAGCGGGCTGGACGCGATGCTCGCGCGCGCCGTGGACCGCGGCGAGATCCCCGCGGACCGCCCCGCGCTCGGCTTCGTACCGCACATGCTGATCGGTGCCTTCGTCGCCCGGCAGCTCATCGAGGACCGGCCCGCCGACCGGGCGTTCCTCGCCGACTACATCGACGCCGTGGTCCTCCCCGCCCTCGGCGTCTGA
- a CDS encoding S41 family peptidase produces the protein MSDGAYLRFPHLHGEMLCFAAEDDLWVAPLTTDGGDAPRAWRLTVDRTRVSHPRFSPDGRHLAFTTWRSLDPEIHLAPVEGGPARRLTYWGSTDARVCGWTPDGQILAVSSHGQPFSYYSWAYSVPTDGSPGGRLPWGPVSDIAVADFAADGHRLEGDGHPYGNVADGGPDGNHDDTVERRTLLLTGKPPHEPASWKRYRGGAMGRMWLHGTRLLPDLCGHLDAVMFVGDRIAFLSDHEGVANVYSCKPDSTDLRRHTDHADFYARHASTDGQRIVYQCGGDLWLVDGLSPTGKPSRLQVRLGGPRAGRRTYQVPAGSHITSLAVDTTGRASAVGVRGSLYWLTHRDGPARTIHDEPGVRVRLPEMLGSTGRIAYITDAEGDDAIEIADLPKAGIPREPRRLAAGRLGRVHELVAAPDGERLAVAAHDGRLLLVDASDGDGEGRVTELVKSVNGPVRDLAFSPDSGWLTWSHPGIGRTLRSIKIARLTGTDGAGDGEGAGTVVDVTNGRFEDEQPVFTRDGRYLAFLSWRGFDPVYDVHTGDLSFPLGCRPYLVPLSSATPSPFQLSADGRPAAGGLDPAEAPVTAEGTALVEVEGLASRVTPFPVSASKYSALRPVAGGGLVWLRWPISGALGETFANPDNTSGQPTLEHFDLVKAKRTELTGAIDSYALSGDGTRLVVNDEGDLRAVPATEPPDADSTVHLDPRRILHDVDPPAEWRQAYDEAGRIIRAYFWDPGLSGVDWDGVLDQYRPLVERVASPDGFADLLREVLGELGTSHAYVTAGKRNEGPPHYQRAIGLLGANFVLKDGYWVVSRILPGDSSDSRARSPLAGTGIREGAALTHVDGRRVDPVAGPYALLAAAGGTTVELTFAPEGGGPSRRVAVVPLIDERPLRYQDWVAKRRAVVRELSDGKCGYLHIPDMGGSGWAQFNRDLRMEVSRPALIVDVRGNAGGNISELVVEKLTRTIVGWDLTRDAQPVSYASNAPRGPVVAVADEMTSSDGDMITAAFKLQGIGPVVGLRTWGGVVGMTGRHRLGDGTYITVPMNAAWFDAYGWGVENHGVEPDIEAPRSPLDWAEGRHPQLGVAVRTALDLLERHPATEPPDLSDVPDRRRPELPPRSG, from the coding sequence GTGAGTGACGGCGCGTATCTCCGGTTCCCGCATCTCCACGGCGAGATGCTGTGCTTCGCCGCCGAGGACGACCTCTGGGTGGCACCGCTGACCACGGACGGCGGCGATGCCCCCCGGGCCTGGCGGCTGACGGTCGACCGCACCCGGGTCAGCCACCCGCGGTTCTCCCCGGACGGCAGACACCTCGCCTTCACCACCTGGCGCAGTCTCGACCCCGAGATCCACCTCGCCCCGGTGGAGGGCGGCCCGGCCCGCCGCCTCACCTATTGGGGGAGCACCGACGCCCGCGTCTGCGGCTGGACCCCGGACGGCCAGATCCTGGCGGTCTCCTCGCACGGCCAGCCCTTCTCGTACTACTCCTGGGCCTACAGCGTCCCGACGGACGGCAGCCCCGGCGGGCGGCTGCCCTGGGGCCCGGTCTCGGACATCGCGGTCGCCGACTTCGCCGCCGACGGGCACCGGCTGGAGGGCGACGGCCATCCGTACGGGAACGTCGCCGACGGCGGCCCCGACGGCAACCACGACGACACGGTCGAGCGCCGCACGCTGCTGCTGACCGGCAAGCCGCCGCACGAGCCCGCCTCCTGGAAGCGCTACCGCGGCGGCGCGATGGGCCGGATGTGGCTGCACGGCACCCGGCTGCTGCCGGACCTGTGCGGGCACCTGGACGCGGTGATGTTCGTGGGTGACCGGATCGCGTTCCTCTCCGACCACGAGGGCGTCGCCAACGTCTACTCCTGCAAGCCGGACAGCACGGACCTGCGGCGGCACACCGACCACGCCGACTTCTACGCCCGGCACGCGTCCACCGACGGGCAGCGCATCGTCTACCAGTGCGGCGGCGACCTGTGGCTGGTGGACGGCCTGAGCCCGACCGGCAAACCGAGCCGCCTTCAGGTGCGCCTGGGCGGTCCGCGGGCCGGGCGCCGTACGTACCAGGTACCGGCCGGTTCGCACATCACCTCCCTCGCGGTGGACACCACCGGACGGGCCAGCGCCGTCGGCGTGCGCGGCAGCCTGTACTGGCTCACCCACCGCGACGGCCCGGCCCGCACCATCCACGACGAGCCGGGGGTACGCGTCCGGCTGCCCGAGATGCTGGGCTCCACCGGGCGGATCGCCTATATCACCGACGCCGAGGGCGACGACGCGATCGAGATCGCCGACCTGCCCAAGGCCGGCATCCCGCGCGAGCCGCGCCGCCTGGCGGCCGGGCGGCTGGGCCGCGTCCACGAGCTGGTCGCGGCGCCGGACGGGGAGCGGCTGGCGGTGGCCGCGCACGACGGGCGGCTGCTGCTCGTCGACGCCTCGGACGGCGACGGCGAGGGCCGGGTCACCGAGCTGGTCAAGTCGGTCAACGGCCCCGTCCGCGACCTGGCCTTCTCCCCCGACTCGGGCTGGCTGACCTGGTCCCACCCGGGCATCGGCCGGACGCTGCGCAGCATCAAGATCGCCCGGCTGACCGGTACCGACGGAGCCGGGGACGGCGAGGGCGCCGGCACCGTCGTGGACGTCACCAACGGCCGCTTCGAGGACGAACAGCCGGTCTTCACCCGGGACGGCCGCTACCTCGCGTTCCTGTCCTGGCGCGGCTTCGACCCGGTCTACGACGTGCACACCGGCGACCTGTCCTTCCCGCTCGGCTGCCGCCCCTACCTCGTACCGCTGTCCTCCGCGACGCCCTCCCCCTTCCAGCTGTCCGCCGACGGACGCCCCGCGGCGGGCGGCCTGGACCCGGCGGAGGCCCCGGTGACGGCCGAGGGCACGGCGCTGGTCGAGGTGGAGGGGCTGGCGAGCCGGGTGACGCCGTTCCCGGTGTCGGCGTCCAAGTACTCGGCGCTGCGCCCGGTCGCCGGGGGCGGGCTGGTCTGGCTGCGCTGGCCGATCTCCGGCGCGCTCGGCGAGACCTTCGCCAACCCCGACAACACCTCGGGCCAGCCGACGCTGGAGCACTTCGACCTGGTCAAGGCCAAGCGCACCGAACTGACCGGCGCCATCGACTCGTACGCGCTCAGCGGCGACGGCACCCGGCTGGTCGTCAACGACGAGGGCGACCTGCGGGCGGTGCCCGCGACCGAGCCGCCGGACGCCGACTCCACGGTCCATCTGGACCCGCGGCGCATCCTGCACGACGTGGACCCGCCCGCCGAGTGGCGCCAGGCGTACGACGAGGCGGGCCGGATCATCCGCGCGTACTTCTGGGACCCGGGGCTGTCCGGCGTGGACTGGGACGGGGTGCTCGACCAGTACCGGCCGCTGGTCGAACGGGTCGCCTCCCCCGACGGGTTCGCCGACCTGCTGCGCGAGGTGCTGGGCGAGCTGGGCACCTCGCACGCGTACGTGACGGCCGGCAAGCGCAACGAGGGCCCGCCGCACTACCAGCGCGCGATCGGCCTGCTCGGCGCCAACTTCGTCCTCAAGGACGGCTACTGGGTGGTGAGCCGCATCCTGCCCGGCGACTCCTCCGACTCCCGGGCCCGCTCCCCGCTGGCCGGTACGGGCATCCGCGAGGGCGCAGCCCTCACCCACGTGGACGGCCGCCGGGTCGATCCGGTGGCCGGTCCGTACGCCCTGCTGGCCGCGGCCGGGGGCACCACCGTGGAGCTGACCTTTGCGCCCGAGGGCGGCGGCCCTTCACGACGGGTGGCCGTGGTCCCGCTGATCGACGAACGGCCGCTGCGCTACCAGGACTGGGTCGCCAAGCGCCGCGCGGTCGTACGGGAACTGAGCGACGGCAAGTGCGGCTACCTCCACATCCCCGACATGGGCGGCTCCGGCTGGGCGCAGTTCAACCGCGACCTGCGCATGGAGGTCTCCCGGCCCGCGCTGATCGTGGACGTACGGGGCAACGCCGGCGGCAACATCTCCGAGCTGGTCGTGGAGAAGCTGACCCGCACCATCGTCGGCTGGGACCTCACCCGCGACGCCCAGCCGGTCAGTTACGCCAGCAACGCGCCGCGCGGCCCGGTCGTCGCGGTCGCCGACGAGATGACCTCCTCCGACGGCGACATGATCACCGCCGCGTTCAAACTGCAGGGCATCGGCCCGGTCGTGGGCCTGCGCACCTGGGGCGGCGTGGTCGGGATGACCGGGCGGCACCGGCTCGGGGACGGTACGTACATCACGGTGCCGATGAACGCCGCCTGGTTCGACGCGTACGGCTGGGGCGTGGAGAACCACGGTGTCGAGCCGGACATCGAGGCGCCCCGCTCGCCGCTGGACTGGGCCGAGGGTCGCCACCCGCAGCTCGGCGTCGCCGTCCGTACCGCACTCGACCTGCTGGAGCGCCACCCCGCCACGGAACCGCCGGACCTGTCGGACGTACCGGACCGGCGGCGCCCCGAACTGCCGCCCCGCAGCGGCTGA
- a CDS encoding EstA family serine hydrolase — protein sequence MTVAPTVQGTCASEFENVRAEFARNFAERGEVGAALAVTVDGETVVDLWGGHADADGTRPWERDTLVNVYSTSKGMTSLCAHLLADRGELDLDAPVSRYWPEFAQAGKGDVPVRWLLSHRAGLIGPRERLTPEDVHDWEKTCAVLAATEPWWEPGTAQGYHAVSFGFLVGEVVRRITGVSLGTFLRTEITEPLGADLYIGTPAAEHHRCAQLIGPDGDGTLSSAFPGVPDGTIRSLDAHPFAPLALAMRHLPTGDVNSAACRSAEIPAANGNATARGLAAVYRALIDGELVGPDTLASLRERQSRPGETDLVLGAFAPDSALPFAWACGYMLNTAGFFGPNRAAFGHGGAGGSLAFADLENRLAYAYVMNKFEGGTTGDDTRNLALVNAVYAAPGLAGRAA from the coding sequence GTGACCGTGGCACCCACCGTTCAAGGCACCTGCGCCTCCGAATTCGAGAACGTGCGGGCCGAGTTCGCGCGCAATTTCGCCGAGCGCGGCGAGGTGGGCGCGGCGCTCGCGGTGACCGTGGACGGCGAGACGGTCGTCGACCTGTGGGGCGGGCACGCGGACGCCGACGGCACCCGGCCGTGGGAGCGCGACACGCTGGTCAACGTGTACTCGACGAGCAAGGGCATGACCTCCTTGTGCGCCCATCTGCTCGCCGACCGCGGCGAACTGGACCTGGACGCGCCGGTCTCCCGCTACTGGCCGGAGTTCGCGCAGGCCGGCAAGGGCGACGTACCGGTGCGCTGGCTGCTCTCGCACCGCGCGGGCCTCATCGGGCCGCGGGAGCGTCTGACGCCGGAGGACGTCCACGACTGGGAGAAGACCTGCGCGGTGCTGGCCGCCACCGAGCCGTGGTGGGAGCCGGGCACGGCCCAGGGTTACCACGCCGTCAGCTTCGGGTTCCTGGTCGGCGAGGTGGTGCGCCGGATCACCGGCGTCTCGCTCGGCACCTTCCTGCGTACGGAGATCACCGAACCGCTCGGCGCGGACCTCTACATCGGCACCCCGGCCGCCGAACACCACCGCTGCGCCCAGCTGATCGGCCCGGACGGCGACGGCACCCTCAGCAGCGCGTTCCCCGGGGTGCCGGACGGCACCATCCGGTCCCTGGACGCCCACCCGTTCGCCCCGCTGGCGCTCGCCATGCGCCATCTGCCCACCGGCGACGTGAACAGCGCCGCGTGCCGCTCGGCCGAGATCCCCGCCGCCAACGGGAACGCGACCGCGCGCGGTCTGGCGGCGGTCTACCGCGCGCTGATCGACGGCGAACTGGTCGGCCCCGACACCCTCGCGTCCCTGCGGGAGCGGCAGAGCCGCCCCGGTGAAACCGACCTGGTGCTCGGCGCGTTCGCGCCGGATTCCGCCTTGCCGTTCGCCTGGGCCTGCGGCTACATGCTCAACACGGCCGGCTTCTTCGGCCCGAACCGGGCGGCCTTCGGCCATGGCGGCGCGGGCGGCTCGCTCGCCTTCGCCGACCTGGAGAACCGGCTGGCGTACGCGTATGTGATGAACAAGTTCGAGGGCGGTACGACGGGCGACGACACCCGTAACCTCGCGCTGGTCAACGCGGTGTACGCGGCACCGGGACTGGCCGGACGCGCCGCCTGA
- a CDS encoding MMPL family transporter, with protein sequence MATFLYKLGRFAFRRRRFVALIWVALLAVAGVGAATASSPAADSFSVPGTESQKTFDLLGERFPGTKADGATARVVFKAPDGQQVTAPAQKQAVEKVVGELKSSSPQVASVSDPYLAKGVAKNGTIAYAQVTYKVSGFELKDDARDALKEAAQHGRDAGLTVEIGGNALQAMPETGATEVIGIVISAVVLVITFGALIAAGLPLLTALIGVGIGVSSITALGSVLDLSSTTSTLAMMIGLAVGIDYALFIVSRYRSELAEGREREEAAGRAVGTAGSAVVFAGLTVVIALVGLSVVNIPMLTKMGIAAAGTVVIAVLVALTLIPALLGFAGKRVLSRKARKGAVAASEAEGGKPNMGTRWARFVLRRPVAVLLAGVVGLGIIAVPASSLEMGLPDDGAQPTSTTQRKAYDLLSDGFGPGFNGPLMLVVDGQGSKDPKAAAAGVAATVSKLDGVAAVTPPTFNQAGDTALLNVVPKSKPSSTETEDLVHEIRGKAGDAARDADARALVTGTTAMNIDVSEKLNDALLPYLALVVGLAFLLLMVVFRSVLVPLKAALGFLLSVVAALGAVVAVFQWGWLADLFGVEQTGPVMSMMPIFMVGVVFGLAMDYEVFLVTRMREAFVHGERPGQAVVTGFRHGARVVTAAAVIMISVFAGFIGSSESMIKMIGFGLAVAVFFDAFVVRMAIVPAVLALLGRAAWWLPKWLQRALPNVDVEGEQLQKHLAPEPAGERPELAKV encoded by the coding sequence GTGGCTACATTCCTCTACAAACTCGGACGGTTCGCCTTCCGGCGACGCCGCTTCGTCGCCCTGATATGGGTGGCGCTGCTGGCGGTCGCCGGTGTCGGCGCCGCCACCGCCTCCTCGCCCGCGGCCGACTCCTTCTCCGTACCGGGTACGGAGTCCCAGAAGACCTTCGACCTGCTGGGCGAGCGCTTCCCCGGCACCAAGGCGGACGGCGCCACCGCGCGCGTGGTCTTCAAGGCGCCCGACGGGCAGCAGGTGACCGCGCCCGCGCAGAAGCAGGCCGTCGAGAAGGTCGTCGGCGAGCTGAAGTCGTCCTCGCCGCAGGTCGCCTCGGTCTCCGACCCGTACCTGGCCAAGGGCGTGGCCAAGAACGGCACGATCGCCTACGCGCAGGTCACCTACAAGGTCTCCGGCTTCGAGCTGAAGGACGACGCGCGGGACGCGCTCAAGGAAGCGGCCCAGCACGGCCGGGACGCCGGGCTGACCGTCGAGATCGGCGGCAACGCGCTCCAGGCCATGCCGGAGACCGGCGCCACCGAGGTCATCGGCATCGTCATCTCCGCCGTCGTCCTCGTCATCACCTTCGGCGCGCTGATAGCCGCCGGACTGCCGCTGCTGACGGCGCTGATCGGGGTGGGCATCGGCGTCTCGTCGATCACCGCGCTCGGCAGCGTCCTGGACCTGTCCAGTACGACATCCACGCTCGCCATGATGATCGGCCTCGCCGTCGGCATCGACTACGCGCTGTTCATCGTCTCCCGCTACCGCTCCGAACTGGCCGAGGGCCGCGAGCGTGAGGAGGCGGCCGGGCGCGCGGTGGGCACCGCCGGGTCCGCGGTGGTCTTCGCCGGGCTGACCGTCGTCATCGCGCTGGTGGGCCTGTCGGTGGTCAACATCCCGATGCTCACGAAGATGGGCATCGCGGCGGCCGGCACGGTCGTCATCGCCGTCCTGGTCGCACTCACCCTCATCCCCGCGCTGCTGGGCTTCGCGGGCAAGCGGGTCCTGAGCCGCAAGGCCCGTAAGGGCGCTGTCGCCGCGAGCGAAGCCGAGGGCGGCAAGCCGAACATGGGCACCCGCTGGGCGCGGTTCGTGCTGCGGCGGCCGGTCGCCGTGCTGCTGGCCGGTGTCGTCGGCCTGGGCATCATCGCCGTACCCGCGAGCTCGCTGGAGATGGGCCTGCCGGACGACGGCGCGCAGCCCACCAGCACCACCCAGCGCAAGGCGTACGACCTGCTCTCCGACGGCTTCGGTCCGGGCTTCAACGGGCCGCTGATGCTGGTCGTGGACGGGCAGGGCAGCAAGGACCCGAAGGCCGCCGCGGCCGGGGTCGCCGCCACCGTCTCCAAGCTGGACGGCGTCGCGGCCGTCACCCCGCCCACCTTCAACCAGGCGGGCGACACGGCGCTGCTGAACGTCGTACCGAAGTCCAAGCCGAGCAGCACCGAGACCGAGGACCTGGTCCACGAGATCCGCGGCAAGGCGGGCGACGCGGCGCGGGACGCGGACGCGCGGGCGCTGGTCACCGGCACCACCGCGATGAACATCGACGTGTCCGAGAAGCTCAACGACGCGCTGCTGCCCTACCTGGCGCTGGTGGTCGGCCTGGCGTTCCTGCTCCTGATGGTCGTCTTCCGCTCGGTCCTCGTCCCCCTGAAGGCCGCCCTCGGCTTCCTGCTCTCCGTCGTCGCGGCGCTCGGCGCGGTGGTCGCGGTCTTCCAGTGGGGCTGGCTGGCGGATCTGTTCGGTGTCGAGCAGACCGGCCCGGTCATGAGCATGATGCCGATCTTCATGGTGGGCGTGGTCTTCGGCCTCGCCATGGACTACGAGGTCTTCCTCGTGACCCGGATGCGCGAGGCGTTCGTCCACGGGGAGCGGCCGGGCCAGGCGGTCGTCACCGGCTTCCGGCACGGCGCGCGGGTGGTCACGGCCGCCGCGGTCATCATGATCTCCGTCTTCGCGGGCTTCATCGGCTCCTCCGAATCCATGATCAAGATGATTGGCTTCGGGCTCGCCGTCGCGGTCTTCTTCGACGCGTTCGTGGTCCGCATGGCCATCGTTCCCGCCGTCCTCGCGCTCCTCGGCCGCGCCGCGTGGTGGCTGCCCAAGTGGCTCCAGCGGGCGCTGCCCAACGTGGACGTGGAGGGCGAACAGCTCCAGAAGCACCTGGCCCCCGAGCCGGCCGGGGAGCGGCCGGAGCTCGCCAAGGTGTGA
- a CDS encoding MDR family MFS transporter, whose amino-acid sequence MTTAAAHAPAPEARSAPPALGRRRTNLVFTTIVLGMLLAALDQTIVSTALPTIVADLGGGGHMAWVVTAYLLAETVSTVLVGKFGDLFGRKIIFQVSAVVFVGGSVLAGASTSMLMLVVARAVQGVGGGGLMVTAMALIADVIPLRERGKYQGALGAVFGVTTVVGPTLGGLFTDHASWRWCFYVNIPIAIVMVAMAARTIPVVRAAVRPLIDYLGIVLVALGASGLVLGLEWGGNEYAWGSAVIIGLFAGSVVLLAAFVVVELRAREPMLPMHLFRNPVFTICSVLSFIVGFAMLGAMTYLPTYLQFVDGVSATMSGVRTLPMVAGLLGTSMLSGVVVSRTGRYRVFPIIGTGVMVLGLYLMSTMGADTGVWLESLYMFVLGLGIGLAMQVLTIAVQNTVNYHELGSATSGVTFFRTLGSSFGTAVFGTLYSNRLEPNLKAALAKSPGVPPEAAASPQALHRLPDAQARPVIDAYADTVNHVFQWVVPVALAGFLVAWFLKEVPLRDSARAAAGDLGEGFAAPDSTDSDQQLERAVARVMRKAEGPVSLEVLAASGSPITPGEAWALGQIHWRTRIHGETSLAAIARAHRMPEEVLEPIFTRVVSAGYARHDGGRLVPTEAGRTEIDRLIVAWRDWLDHRLEGWTAEDPEDRARLARALDNMAARLLDEDSSHRERTAV is encoded by the coding sequence ATGACCACGGCCGCCGCGCACGCCCCCGCCCCCGAAGCGCGCAGCGCTCCGCCCGCCCTCGGCCGCCGCCGTACCAACCTCGTCTTCACCACGATCGTGCTCGGCATGCTGCTGGCCGCGCTGGACCAGACGATCGTGTCCACCGCGCTGCCCACGATCGTGGCCGATCTGGGCGGCGGCGGGCACATGGCATGGGTGGTCACGGCATATCTGCTGGCGGAGACCGTCTCGACGGTGCTGGTCGGCAAGTTCGGCGACCTCTTCGGCCGGAAGATCATCTTTCAGGTGAGCGCGGTGGTCTTCGTCGGCGGCTCCGTCCTGGCCGGTGCCTCCACCTCGATGCTGATGCTGGTCGTCGCCCGCGCCGTGCAGGGCGTCGGCGGCGGTGGCCTGATGGTCACCGCGATGGCGCTGATCGCGGACGTCATCCCGCTGCGCGAGCGCGGCAAGTACCAGGGCGCGCTGGGCGCCGTCTTCGGCGTGACCACGGTCGTGGGCCCCACCTTGGGCGGCCTGTTCACCGACCACGCGTCCTGGCGCTGGTGCTTCTACGTCAACATCCCGATCGCCATCGTCATGGTCGCGATGGCGGCCCGGACGATCCCGGTGGTGCGGGCCGCGGTGCGCCCGCTGATCGACTACCTCGGCATCGTGCTGGTGGCGCTGGGCGCCTCCGGGCTGGTCCTCGGCCTGGAGTGGGGCGGCAACGAGTACGCGTGGGGCTCGGCGGTGATCATCGGCCTGTTCGCGGGCTCGGTGGTGCTGCTGGCCGCCTTCGTCGTGGTGGAGCTGCGGGCGAGGGAGCCGATGCTCCCCATGCACCTGTTCCGCAACCCGGTCTTCACGATCTGCTCGGTGCTCAGCTTCATCGTCGGCTTCGCGATGCTCGGCGCGATGACGTACCTGCCGACGTACCTCCAGTTCGTGGACGGGGTCTCGGCGACCATGTCGGGGGTGCGGACGCTGCCGATGGTCGCCGGGCTGCTGGGCACCTCGATGCTCTCCGGCGTCGTCGTCAGCCGCACCGGCCGCTACCGCGTCTTCCCCATCATCGGTACGGGGGTGATGGTCCTCGGCCTGTATCTGATGTCCACCATGGGCGCGGACACCGGCGTATGGCTGGAGTCGCTGTACATGTTCGTGCTCGGCCTCGGCATCGGGCTGGCCATGCAGGTGCTGACGATCGCCGTGCAGAACACGGTCAACTACCACGAGCTGGGCTCGGCGACCTCCGGTGTGACCTTCTTCCGTACGCTCGGCTCGTCGTTCGGCACCGCCGTCTTCGGCACGCTCTACAGCAACCGCCTCGAACCCAACCTGAAGGCGGCCCTGGCGAAGTCCCCGGGCGTGCCGCCGGAGGCCGCCGCGAGCCCGCAGGCATTGCACCGTCTGCCCGACGCGCAGGCCAGGCCGGTGATCGACGCGTACGCGGACACCGTCAACCATGTCTTCCAGTGGGTGGTGCCGGTCGCGCTGGCCGGGTTCCTGGTGGCGTGGTTCCTCAAGGAGGTGCCGCTGCGGGACAGCGCGCGGGCCGCCGCCGGCGACCTGGGCGAGGGCTTCGCCGCGCCCGACTCCACCGACTCCGACCAGCAGTTGGAGCGCGCGGTGGCCCGGGTGATGCGCAAGGCGGAGGGCCCGGTGAGCCTGGAGGTGCTGGCCGCGTCCGGCAGCCCGATCACGCCCGGTGAGGCGTGGGCGCTGGGCCAGATCCACTGGCGTACGCGCATCCACGGCGAGACCTCGCTCGCGGCCATCGCCCGGGCCCACCGCATGCCGGAGGAGGTCCTGGAGCCGATCTTCACCCGCGTCGTCTCCGCCGGGTACGCGCGCCACGACGGCGGCCGGCTGGTGCCGACCGAGGCGGGCCGCACCGAGATCGACCGGCTGATCGTCGCCTGGCGCGACTGGCTGGACCACCGCCTGGAGGGCTGGACCGCCGAGGACCCCGAGGACCGCGCCCGCCTGGCCCGCGCGCTGGACAACATGGCGGCCCGGCTGCTGGACGAGGACTCCTCGCACCGGGAGCGGACGGCGGTCTGA